The Oculatellaceae cyanobacterium region CGCAGCAGGAATAGTTGGTGAATTTAAAGCTGCTCCAGTACCACCGTCTACCACTGCTCGTAGTCCTTGGCGCAATACTCGGATTGTCTGTGGTTTTAAATTTAAAGACTCTCGCCACTGTTTAGATTCTTCATCATCATGAAGTAGGTGAGGCTTAACTCGATAACCACCATTAGCAGCAACACCCAACATCACTGCTTGTTGTAGAGGTGTCGCCTGTAAAAAACCTTGACCAATGGACATATTTACCGTGTCTCCAACAGTCCAAGGCTCTCTTAAACGCTTGCGCTTCCAAGTTTCATCTGCCACTAAACCAGCAGCCTCTTCTGGTGCTAACTCTATTCCAGTTTTTTGACCAAAACCATACTTATGAGTCCAATCAATCAGCGTTTGTCCTCCAATTTCCTTACCAACTTGATAAAAGAAAGTATCGCTACTCCATTTCAGCGCACCTGCAAATCCTAGAACACCAAATCCGGCATGATTCCAGTCAGCAAACTTTCTCCCAGCAATAGTCAGCGAGGCATAGGTTTGTAGCCGTGTATTTTCAGAAAACTTGCCCGATTCTATCGCAGCAGTAGTAGTAATAATCTTAAAAGTACTGGCTGGTGGAAATCCGCGTAGAGCGCGGTTAACAAATGGATGGTCTTTTCTTTGTAGCTTTTCCCAAGTTTCAGGTGTAATCCTCTTGGAAAAGATATTAGGGTCAAAAGTTGGACGACTAGCCATTGCTAGAATAGCGCCATTTTGGGGATTCATTGCTATGATCGCGCCTTGGCGATTTCCCAAGGCTTTCTCTGCTGCCTTCTGCACATCCAAATCCAGGGTTAAGCGAACATCTGTACCTGGTTTAGACTCTTTCTGACCTAAAATTCTGACTACTTGTCCAGAACCATCGACTTCTACTTGTTGCCCACCCCATTCTCCCCGTAGTTGTTTCTCAAAAGCTGCCTCTACACCCATCTGACCCACAAAATCACCCAAGCGATAACCTTCAGAGCGACGTTTAGCTAGCTCTTCATTACTCATTTCGCCTGTGTAACCTAATACGTGAGCCGCTAAATCTCCATGGGGGTAGCTTCTGAGCGCTTCAATATCAACTTCTACCCCATCGAGGTCGTTACCATATTCTGCTAATGCCGTAATTTGTGCAGGGGTAATATTCCGAGCAAGGCGTACCCTCATACTAGGGTTATAACCAGCTTTTCCCAGAAGTTGGGTAATCTCCTCTTCCTTCATATCCAAAACTTGGGAAAGACGCTCTTTGGTTTTCTGCCAATCTGGTTGCTTGGGAGCCATTGGCCACAGAAAAACTGAGTAAGTCAAGCGATTACCCGCCAGAAGTCTGCCTTTGCGATCTAAAAGGTTGCCTCGCACAGGTAGCTTGGGAATAAGACGAATGTGGTTATCTTGTGCTAACTCACGGTTATGTTGACCCTGAATAATCTGTAGATAGGCTAGACGAGCGCCAATTCCACCAATCATTGCTAGGGTGACAATTAACATAAAGCTCAAAGGCTTGTTACTACGTCCAACATTAAGGGTAGACTTTTGACCCCTATCTGAGGAAGGCTGCACAAAGGTCATAAGTAGTTGTTAGTGTATCTATTACTGGGAAAACAGTGGGCAGGAGGAAGGTTTCTTGATTACTTATACGTACTTAGTAGATGGGTTGCTCACCGAGAGTTAAGCGATGTGAAGTAATTATTCATCCTGTAAGACATAGCATCCTACATTGCTATCATGACGGATAAAATAAACCCAAGTCCATTTAAAGACCTCTGGCTTTGCCATCTAACATTAGAAATCACTCAAAAATTATTAAATACGCCATCAGTTATGTTGGGAATAACTCAAAACTCTCTGGGGCATCTACATTGCCAAGGGTAATTATGTCTTTAACTTCTGCACAAAAACAATTGTATCCCGAAACCACTGCTGAATTAGATATTGAACTTCGTAAGGTTTTCAAAGTATTTAATGGAGAAACTGCTGTTAGGGGTGTTGACCTAGAAATTCACCGAGGTGAATTTTTTAGCATTCTTGGCCCTTCTGGCTGTGGTAAGACTACCACTCTGCGACTAATTGCGGGGTTTGATTCGCCATCAGCAGGAGAGGTGCTAATTCAAGGGCAGTCAATGAATCATGTCCCGCCCTATCGACGACCTGTAAATACGGTATTTCAAAGTTATGCTTTATTTAATCACTTGAATGTTTGGGAAAATATTGCCTTTGGGTTGAGAATTAAAAAGCTATCAGCGTCGGAAATAGATTACCGTGTCAAAGAAGCCCTGAAGCTGGTGAAAATGGAAGCATATACTCATCGGTTTCCATCCCAAATGTCAGGAGGGCAGCAACAACGTGTTGCTTTGGCGCGGGCGCTAGTTAACAGACCTACAGTTGTGTTGCTAGATGAACCTTTGGGAGCATTGGATTTGAAGCTCCGCAAAGAAATGCAGGTGGAACTTTCTAATTTACATCAAGACTTAGGGGTAACTTTTGTGATGGTTACTCACGATCAAGAGGAAGCACTCAGTCTTTCCGATCGCATTGCCGTAATGCGGGCAGGTAAAATTGAGCAAATTGGTACTCCTACGGAAATTTATGAACGTCCTCGGACTCAGTTTATTGCTGATTTCATTGGTGATACCAACTTGTTTCAAGGGCGTATAGAAGCAGCCGATGCTTCTTC contains the following coding sequences:
- a CDS encoding ABC transporter ATP-binding protein, with amino-acid sequence MSLTSAQKQLYPETTAELDIELRKVFKVFNGETAVRGVDLEIHRGEFFSILGPSGCGKTTTLRLIAGFDSPSAGEVLIQGQSMNHVPPYRRPVNTVFQSYALFNHLNVWENIAFGLRIKKLSASEIDYRVKEALKLVKMEAYTHRFPSQMSGGQQQRVALARALVNRPTVVLLDEPLGALDLKLRKEMQVELSNLHQDLGVTFVMVTHDQEEALSLSDRIAVMRAGKIEQIGTPTEIYERPRTQFIADFIGDTNLFQGRIEAADASSLQIVTNNNLKIVVEPSDHRDFNVSKSHEVSVSVRPEKINLSLSAPAMSVNCFEGWLKHVMYLGTHVHYVVELHTGDRLTVRQLNTSGSLFEPHIPIYVYWEAKDCLALKD
- the mrdA gene encoding penicillin-binding protein 2, coding for MTFVQPSSDRGQKSTLNVGRSNKPLSFMLIVTLAMIGGIGARLAYLQIIQGQHNRELAQDNHIRLIPKLPVRGNLLDRKGRLLAGNRLTYSVFLWPMAPKQPDWQKTKERLSQVLDMKEEEITQLLGKAGYNPSMRVRLARNITPAQITALAEYGNDLDGVEVDIEALRSYPHGDLAAHVLGYTGEMSNEELAKRRSEGYRLGDFVGQMGVEAAFEKQLRGEWGGQQVEVDGSGQVVRILGQKESKPGTDVRLTLDLDVQKAAEKALGNRQGAIIAMNPQNGAILAMASRPTFDPNIFSKRITPETWEKLQRKDHPFVNRALRGFPPASTFKIITTTAAIESGKFSENTRLQTYASLTIAGRKFADWNHAGFGVLGFAGALKWSSDTFFYQVGKEIGGQTLIDWTHKYGFGQKTGIELAPEEAAGLVADETWKRKRLREPWTVGDTVNMSIGQGFLQATPLQQAVMLGVAANGGYRVKPHLLHDDEESKQWRESLNLKPQTIRVLRQGLRAVVDGGTGAALNSPTIPAAAGKSGTAEAPPRASHVWFGGYAPADKPEIVVVAFGEHEGANGGGGKIAAPMVLKVMEAYFNQQ